Proteins from a genomic interval of Lelliottia amnigena:
- a CDS encoding Domain of uncharacterised function (DUF1852)., whose translation MTMNKNFTFTIKHSRFDENYNPSENTRITTNFANLARGENRQENLRNTLVMIDNRFNTLAHWDNPKGDRYSVELDIITVEMNIDAEGNHTRFPAIEILKTTILDKKTQQRIEGIVGNNFSSYVRDYDFSVVLLDHNKDRAEFTIPDNFGDLHGNIFKYFANSSEYRANFSKPPVICLSVSNKNSYQRTGNEHPVLGFEYTQNGASLTEEYFKKMGLQVRYFMPPNSAAPLAFFFSGDLLNDYTFIELIGTISTMETFQKIYRPEIYNANSVAGQYYQPNLNNQDHSLTKIVYDREERSQLAIEQGKFTETHFIKPYKNILEKFTAPCAL comes from the coding sequence ATGACTATGAATAAAAATTTCACCTTCACAATTAAGCACAGCCGCTTCGATGAGAATTATAACCCTTCGGAAAACACGCGTATTACGACGAACTTTGCAAATCTGGCGCGAGGCGAAAACCGTCAGGAGAACTTACGCAATACGCTGGTGATGATCGATAATCGCTTTAATACATTAGCGCATTGGGATAATCCTAAGGGCGATCGTTATTCTGTCGAACTCGACATCATCACCGTTGAGATGAATATTGATGCAGAGGGTAATCACACCCGCTTCCCTGCGATTGAAATACTGAAAACCACTATTCTGGATAAGAAAACGCAGCAGCGTATCGAAGGAATTGTCGGTAATAACTTCTCCTCCTACGTGCGTGATTATGACTTTAGCGTGGTGCTGTTAGATCACAATAAAGATCGGGCTGAGTTTACCATCCCCGATAACTTTGGTGATTTGCACGGCAATATCTTTAAATATTTCGCAAATTCAAGTGAATACAGAGCTAACTTTAGCAAGCCGCCGGTGATTTGCCTGAGTGTTTCGAATAAAAACAGCTATCAGCGTACCGGAAATGAGCATCCTGTTCTGGGCTTTGAATACACGCAAAATGGCGCTTCGCTGACTGAAGAGTATTTCAAAAAGATGGGGCTGCAGGTTCGCTATTTTATGCCACCAAACAGCGCCGCGCCGTTGGCCTTCTTTTTCTCCGGCGATCTGCTGAATGATTACACGTTTATTGAACTGATTGGCACCATCAGTACCATGGAGACATTCCAGAAAATCTATCGCCCTGAAATTTACAATGCTAACTCGGTCGCTGGGCAATATTATCAGCCTAACCTGAATAACCAGGATCATTCATTGACTAAAATTGTTTACGATCGAGAAGAACGCAGCCAGTTAGCGATTGAGCAGGGGAAATTTACTGAAACACATTTCATCAAACCCTATAAAAACATCCTTGAGAAATTTACCGCCCCTTGCGCGCTTTGA
- a CDS encoding endoribonuclease L-PSP, producing the protein MTDTLNTPGGNYVPVMIHEGLAYVSGQLPRRGETLLYTGKVGAEVDLASAQEAAAFCADLCLDAVSQAVGGDAHIVQVVKVVGYIASAPGFIQQSQVMNGASDRLVERLGARGQHARTSVGVAELPRGAPIELEMVVAVRQ; encoded by the coding sequence ATGACAGATACGCTAAATACGCCAGGGGGGAATTACGTCCCTGTCATGATTCATGAGGGTCTTGCGTACGTGAGCGGTCAGCTGCCGCGGCGCGGAGAAACGCTGCTGTACACCGGTAAGGTCGGCGCTGAAGTTGATCTCGCCAGTGCTCAGGAAGCGGCCGCATTTTGCGCGGACTTATGCCTTGATGCGGTCTCACAAGCCGTGGGGGGCGATGCACACATCGTCCAGGTAGTGAAAGTGGTGGGATACATCGCGTCAGCGCCTGGATTTATTCAACAGTCGCAGGTGATGAATGGCGCGTCCGATCGGCTTGTTGAACGGCTTGGCGCGCGGGGGCAACATGCCCGCACCTCCGTTGGCGTCGCCGAGCTGCCGCGCGGCGCGCCCATTGAGCTGGAGATGGTTGTTGCCGTCAGGCAGTGA
- the xecA1 gene encoding 5-methyltetrahydropteroyltriglutamate/homocysteine S-methyltransferase: protein MKTLLPTSTAGSLPKPSWLAQPETLWSPWKLQNEELITGKQDALRLSLDDQLRTGIDIVSDGEQTRQHFVTTFIEHLSGVDFEKREVVKIRNRYDASVPTVVGAVARQKPVFVEDAKYLRQLTTQPIKWALPGPMTMIDTLYDNHYKSREKLAWEFAKILNQEARELEAAGVDIIQFDEPAFNVFFDEVNDWGIAALERAIEGLKCETAVHICYGYGIKANTDWKKTLGSEWRQYEEAFPKLQTSSIDIISLECHNSHVPMDLLELIRGKKVMVGAIDVATNTIETPEEVASTLRKALQFVDADKLYPSTNCGMAPLARQVANGKLNALSAGAEIIRRELATK from the coding sequence ATGAAAACATTGCTCCCAACATCGACGGCTGGCAGTTTACCCAAACCGTCCTGGCTTGCTCAACCGGAGACCCTGTGGTCTCCGTGGAAACTGCAAAATGAAGAATTAATCACGGGCAAACAGGATGCTCTGCGTTTATCGCTGGACGATCAGCTGCGCACCGGGATTGATATCGTCAGTGATGGCGAGCAAACCCGCCAGCATTTTGTCACAACCTTTATCGAGCACCTCAGCGGCGTGGATTTTGAGAAACGCGAGGTCGTTAAAATCCGCAATCGTTATGATGCCAGCGTTCCAACGGTCGTCGGTGCCGTCGCACGCCAAAAGCCCGTGTTTGTTGAAGATGCCAAATATTTACGTCAGCTCACCACGCAGCCGATTAAATGGGCGCTGCCTGGGCCGATGACAATGATCGATACGCTGTATGATAATCACTATAAAAGTCGCGAGAAACTGGCCTGGGAATTTGCCAAAATTCTCAACCAGGAAGCCAGAGAGTTAGAGGCCGCGGGTGTGGATATTATCCAGTTTGATGAACCCGCCTTTAACGTGTTCTTTGACGAGGTGAATGACTGGGGAATTGCGGCGTTAGAGCGCGCCATCGAAGGCCTTAAGTGCGAAACGGCTGTCCATATCTGCTACGGATACGGCATTAAGGCCAATACTGACTGGAAAAAGACGCTGGGGTCTGAGTGGCGACAGTACGAAGAGGCCTTCCCAAAACTGCAAACCTCTTCTATCGATATCATTTCACTGGAATGTCATAACTCACACGTTCCCATGGATCTGCTTGAGCTGATTCGTGGTAAAAAAGTGATGGTCGGTGCCATCGACGTGGCGACCAATACCATTGAGACACCAGAAGAAGTGGCCAGCACGTTACGAAAAGCGCTTCAGTTTGTTGACGCCGACAAACTTTATCCGTCGACCAAC